In Beutenbergia cavernae DSM 12333, the DNA window GACGCACGCCGTCACCCCGATCGCGAACGCGGCGCTCGCGAGGACCCAGCCGCGGACCGAGCGGGCCTCGCGCAGCAGGCGGGGGTCCAGGGGCTTCACCCGCGCTCGCTCCTCGGTGCGAGGACGAGGCCGGTGTGCGGCGGGATGACCTCACGGATGAGGCGCTTGCGGAACACCCAGTACGTCCAGCCCTGGTAGGCGAGCACGAGCGGGGTGAGGAAGCCCGCGACCCACGTCATGAGCGTCAGCGTGTACGGCGTCGAGGAGGCGTTCGAGATCGTCAGGGAGAACGCCGGGTCGATCGAGGAGGGCATGACGGCGGGGAACATGCTGCCGAACACCAGGACGACGGCGCTCGCGATCGCGATCGCGCTCAGCGTGAACGCCCAGCCCTCGCGGCGGCGGGCGGTCGCGACGACGACGCCGACGAGCGCGAGCGCGGCCACGGCCAGCGCCACCCACGTCCACGCGTTGCGCGAGTAGGCCACCTGCGCCCAGAGCGCCCAGGCCGCTGTCACGACGAGCGTGACCGGCGCGAGCCGGGCAGCCACCGTCTGCGCCCGGCGCGAGTAGTCGCCGGCCGTCTTCAGCGCGAGGAAGACGGCGCCGTGCGTGAGGAACAGCAGCGTGGTGACGACGCCGCCCAGCAGCGCGAACGGCGACAGCAGCGACGTGAGACCGCCGACCATCTGGAAGTCGGCGTCGATCGGGACCCCGCGCACGAAGTTGGCGAACGCGACGCCCCACAGGACCGCCGGCACCCACGAGCCGATCGTGATGGCCCAGTCCCACCGGGCACGCCAGGCGTCGTCGTCGATCTTGCCCCGGTACTCGAACGCCACGCCGCGCACGATCAGGGCGACGAGGATGGCGAGCAGGGGCAGGTAGAAGCCGGAGAAGAGGGTGGCGTACCACTCCGGGAACGCGGCGAACGTCGCGCCGCCGGCGACGATGAGCCACACCTCGTTCCCGTCCCACACGGGCCCGATGGTGTTGATCGCGAGGCGCCGGTCGGTGTCGTCCTTCGCGAGCGGGCGCATGAGCATCCCGACGCCGAAGTCGAACCCCTCGAGCACGAGGTAGCCGACCCAGAGCAGGGCGATGAGGACGAACCACACGAGTGCGAGATCCATGGCGTCTCCTTGGGACGTGACGTCTCAGTACGCGAAGTCGAGCCGGGCGGCGTCGTCGCGGGCGTCGTCCGGTGGGTTCTCCGCGGACGCGACGGGCCCGGCCGCCTCGGGCACGCCCTTGGCCGCGTACCGGCGGATGAGCGTGAACCAGACGACCGCGAGCACGCCGTACAGGACCGTGAAGACGATGAGCGACGTCAGGACGGTGGACGCCGGGACGACCGTCGAGACGCCGTCGTACGTGAGGAGCCGGATCATGTCGACGCCGGTCGGGTTCGGCGCCACGACCCACGGCTGCCGCCCCATCTCGGTGAAGATCCACCCGAACGACGACGCCACGAACGGAGCGGGGATCGCGATCAGGCACAGCCGGGAGAACCATCGCGCGTCGGTGACGCGGCCGCGTCTGAGGAGCCACATCCCCGCCACGGCGAGCGCGGCCGAGAAGACGGCGAAGCCGATCATCAGGCGGAAGCTCCAGTACGTCACAGCGAGGTTCGGCGTGTACTGCGGGCCCCCGCCGTACCGGGCGCTGTACTCCTCCTGCACGTCCTCGACGCCGGGCAGGTAGCCGTCGAAGCTGCCCGTGCCGAGGAACGACGTCAGACCGGGGATCGCGATGACGTGCTGCACGCCCTCGCACGAGTTGGACAGGTCGCCGATCGTCAGGATCGAGAAGTCCGCACCGTACTCGCTCTCGCACAGCGCCTCGGCGGCGGCCATCTTGCCCGGCTGCTGCTCGTACATGAGCTTCGCCTGCCAGTCGCCAGAGACGGCGACGCCGGCGCCGCTCACCACGATCGTCGCCAGGCCCAGGATCGCCGCCGGCCGGTACACCGTGCGCGCGAGATCGACGTCGCCCGCCCGGACGCTCCGCACGATCCACCAGCCGGCGACGCCCGCCACGAACGTGCCGGCGACGAGGAAGGCGGCGGACACCGTGTGCGGGAAGGCCGCGAGCAGGGTGTTGTTCGTGAGCACGGCGCCGAAGTCCACGAGCTCGGCGCGCCCGGTGTCCGGGTTGAAGATCGCACCGACCGGGTGCTGCATCCACGAGTTCGCGGCCAGGATGAAGTACGCGGACGCGTTGACCGCCACCGCGACGGCCCAGATGCACAGCAGGTGCACGAGCTTCGGCAGTCGCTCCCAGCCGAAGATCCACAGGCCGAGGAACGTCGACTCGACGAAGAACGCCGCGAGGCCCTCGATCGCCAGGGGAGCGCCGAAGACGTCGCCGACGAACCGGGAGTACTCGCTCCAGTTCATCCCGAACTGGAACTCCTGGACGATGCCCGTGACGACGCCGAGCGCGAAGTTGATGAGCAGGAGCTTCCCGAAGAACTTCGTCAGCCGCAGCCAGTGGTCCTTGCCCGTGACGTACCAGGCGGTCTGCATGATGGCGACGAGCGGGGCGAGCCCGATCGTCAGCGGCACGAAGATGAAGTGGTAGACGGTGGTGATGCCGAACTGCCAGCGGGCGAGCTCGAGCGCGTCCATGCGACTCCCTACGACGTGCGAACGGGCGGGTGAACGCCACCCTAGGAACGCCCGTCGCGCCTCGGCTGGGACCTTGGTCCCCCACCGCGGCAACCACATCGTGAGACAGTTCGCCGCCGGCGCGTGGCGGGTCGTTCGCGGTACCCGTGTGCGATACTGACGACTGGTCGAAGGGCACCACACCCGCCCCGAGACCCGACGACGTCCCGGCGCCGCCCGGGTTCCTCGCACCGCCGTGTCGCGACGTGCAGGAGCCTCACCGCGAGCGTGAGCCAGCGGACGTCGCCGGCCCCGCCGTCGCGCATCCAGCGCGAGGCGGGCACACCACGACTTCCGGTGTCGGCACGCCGTCACCGACGAACCGCCTTCGGGACCCGGAGGGTGTGGCGGGTATCCCCTGGGCACCGGAGCGTCCGAGCAGTGTCAGAGCCCACGAACGAAGCGCCCACCAACGACGAGCCCACCGAGGCCGCACCGGCGCCACGCCGCCGCGGCCCGCGGCGCGCCAGCCGGGGGGTGACGACGCCCGTGGCGCCGGACCCCGCCGTCGAGGCCGCCGCACCGGAGCCTGAGCCTGAGCCGGCCCCCGTGCCCGCCCCCGAGCCCGAGGCGCCGCCCGAGCCCTCCGCCGAGCCGGCCGACGCCGAGGTGCCGGTCGAGGACGACGCACCGCCCTCCCGCGCGACGTTCTCGCACGCGGCACCGCCGGCACCCGAGCGCGACGCCGACCAGAGGCTCGACGTGTTCGCCGCCTTCGGCATCGGCGCGCAGGCGGCGACGCCCGAGCCCGCCGCGGCCGACGAGGTCGTGCCTGCGCCCGAGCCCGCCGCGGCGGACGAGGACGACGAAGAGCTGCCCGAGGGGGCCGAGGACGCCGAGGACGGACCCCGTCTGCCGGCTACCGCGCTGCTGTTCCAGGCGCCCGAGCCGCGGGCACGCTCCCGGCGTCGGGCGTCGTCGCCGGCCGGGCCGCCGAGCCCCGAGGATGCCGGCGAGCGACCGGCCTCCCCGGAGCACGTCGACGCGCCCTCTGAGGCGGCGGCGTCCGACGCCCCGGAGGCGGCCGAGCGTCCGAAGCGACGCAAGCGCAGGAAGTCGGGCGGCTCGGCCGAGCCCGAGGCCCCGGAGAAGACCGAGGACGCCGAGCAGGCGGCCACCGCCGCGCCGGACGAGGACGAGCCGGCCGACGGCGATGCCGCCGAGGCCGGCGCCGAGGGCGAGGGCCGCCGTCGTCGTCGCCGCGGAGGGCGGGGCCGCAAGAAGGCGGCGGCCACCGACGCCGAGGACGAGCCTGCGTCCGCTGCGCCGGACGAGGCGCCGGAGGCGGAGCCGGACGCCGAGTCCACGTCGCGACGTCGCCGCCGGCGGCGTTCCGGGCGCGCCGACGACGGCGCCCGCGCACGCGACGAGGTGACGGCGCTCAAGGGGTCGACGCGGCTCGAGGCGAAGCGCCAGCGACGCCGCGAGGGGCGCGACGCCGGACGCCGTCGGACCATCATCACGGAGGCGGAGTTCCTCGCCCGCCGCGAGGCCGTCGAACGCGCGATGGTCGTGCGGGAGCGCGACGGCCGCACGCAGATCGCCGTGCTCGAGGACGGCGTGCTCGTGGAGCACTACGTCGCCCGCAAGCAGCAGTCCTCGATGGTCGGCAACGTGTACCTGGGCCGCGTGCAGAACGTGCTGCCGAGCATGGAGGCGGCGTTCGTCGACCTCGGCAAGGGACGCAACGCGGTGCTGTACGCCGGTGAGGTGAACTGGGACGCCGCCGGGCTCGAGGGGCAGCCGCGCCGGATCGAGCAGGCGCTGTCGTCCGGCGACTCGGTGCTCGTGCAGGTGACGAAGGACCCGATCGGCCACAAGGGCGCGCGACTCACCTCGCAGATCACGCTCGCCGGGCGCTACCTCGTGCTCGTGCCGAGCGGGGCGATGACGGGGATCTCGCGCAAGCTCCCCGACACCGAGCGCGCCCGCCTGAAGAAGCTCCTCAAGGAGATCGTCCCCGACGGGCAGGGCGTCATCGTGCGCACGGCCGCGGAAGGGGCGAGCGAGGACGAGCTGCGCCGCGACGTCGAACGCCTGACCAAGCAGTGGGCGGACATCCAGACGAAGGTCAACGGCTCCGGTGGCACCGGCCGCAAGCCCCAGAAGGTGACGGCGCCTGCCCTGCTGAAGGGCGAGCCGGAGCTCGCGCTGCGCGTCGTCCGTGACGTGTTCAACGAGGACTTCTCCTCGCTCACGGTGTCCGGCGACGAGGCCTGGCACACGATCTCCGACTACCTCACGACCGTCGCGCCCGACCTCGCCCAGCGGCTGACCCACTGGACCGACGACGCGGACGTGTTCGCGCGGTTCCGGATCGACGAGCAGCTCGCCAAGGGGCTCGACCGCAAGGTCTGGCTCCCGTCCGGCGGCTCGCTCGTCATCGACCGCACCGAGGCGATGACCGTCGTCGACGTCAACACCGGGAAGTTCACCGGCTCGGGCGGCACGCTCGAGGAGACCGTCACCCGGAACAACCTCGAGGCCGCCGAGGAGATCGTCCGGCAGCTGAGGCTGCGGGACATCGGCGGGATCATCGTCATCGACTTCATCGACATGGTCCTCGAGTCCAACCGCGACCTCGTGCTGCGGCGGCTCATCGAGTGCCTCGGCCGGGACCGCACGCGGCACCAGGTCGCCGAGGTGACCTCCCTCGGTCTCGTCCAGATGACGCGCAAGCGCGTCGGGCAGGGCCTCGTCGAGGCGTTCAGCGAGACGTGCGAGCACTGCCACGGACGAGGCTTCGTGGTGCACACCGAGCCGTTCGAGGCGCAGCCCGTGGCGGAGGAGGAGACGCCGCGCGTCGGCCGGCGTCGCGGGTCCCGCTCGCGCGGTGCGGCGCAGCCCGCGCAGCCGGCGGAGGACGACGCCTCGGCGGCCGCCCGCGAGGCGGTGCGCGCGACGCTCGCGACCATCGCGGCCGCCGCGCAGCACGCGCACGAGAGCACCGATCGGCCCGAGGGCGACGACGGCGCGACGCCGTCCGCGGACGTGACGCCCGCCGAGGTCGACGAGGTCCAGCTGGTCGCCGTGGAGTCCGAGGTAGAGCCGGAGCCGGAGTCGCAGGCCGAGGCGGAGCCTCAGTCCGAGCCCGAGGTGGAGCCAGAGCCGGAGCCTCAGGCAGCGACCGAGGCGGACGGCGCAGCGCAGGACGAGCAGCAGCCGGCCGACGTCGCCGCGGACCCGGGCGAGGAGACCGAACCCAGCGACGCGTGAGGTTCAGCGTGCCGGGGCGCGCCCGTCCAGTGCGCGGTTGACGAGCATGAGGATCAGGGCCGCGCCCCAGGTCACGCCGAGGACGAGCACGCAGAGCAGGAACGAGCGGTCCGGTCCCCAGATCGTGACGAGGCACGGGACGAGCGCCCACGAGCCGAGGAGCATCGAACCGCGCAGCCGCGGGCCGGTCGTCCGGTCCGCGGAGCGGCGCGAGCCGGCGGTGAAGACGTCCTGCCCGAGCCGGGGGAGCGGCGGCGCCTCCTGATCGGCGAGCTCGAGGCCGGCGTCGCGCGCGAACGACTCGAGCCCGGCGAACCCTCGCGGAGCCCAGGTCGCCGCGTCCAGGACGAGACGCCAGTGCCCGGACCGGTCGGCCAGCGCGACGCCCCACGCCGTCCCGCCGTCGAGCAGCCGCACGATGCGGGTGACGCCGAGATCCGGGTCGCCCGGCCCGGGGATCCACGCCTCGTGGCCGCCGCCGCCCCGCACGAGCACCTCGCCTCCCACCAGGGCCAGGCGCGCCCGCCAGCGGAATCCCCACGGCGCCGCGCTCCGCGGTCGGTACGTGGCCGTGGCGCGCGGGCGCGGGACCCGGTCGGCCACGGCGTCGGCGATCCACGCGACCCACGGGTCCAGCACCGCCGCGGCCGTCAGGGCCACCATCACCCACGCGAACCACGAACGGCCGCCGCCCGGCCAGAGGACGAACGGCGTCGCCGCGACGACGTACGGTCCGAGCCCGCGCAGAACGGTGCCCGCGGGGGTCCCAGGCCCCAGGTCCGTGTCCCAGAACCGCAGCCGACCGCGGCGTCGCCGCAGGGCCGAGTCCGCCCGCGCGCCCAGGCCGCGGTACGGCTGGCGCTGCGGTCCGGGCCGGATCAGCCCGACGGTCGAGGCCGCCGCCGGCGGGTGGGCCACGCCCTGGCGCAGCGGGACCCCGACGGTGGCGGCGGCGTGGGCGAGCCCCGCGGCATCCAGGGCCCAGACCCCCCGGCGCACGCCGAGGGGTGCGTCCGGGATCGTCGGGTCGACCTGGGGCTGGTCGACGAGCACCTCGGGCTGCGCGAGCCAGTCCGCGATCGCGAACGTGCCGAGCGACCGGCCCTCGGCGTCGAGGAGGTGCACGGTGCCGAGCTCGTCGAACTCGCCGATCTCCGCGTACCGCTCCGCGTCGTCGTACCGCAGCTCGAGGGCCGTGACTCCCGGCGGCGGGACGTGCAGCATCGCCGCGATCGCGACGTCGTGACCGATGGACGTGCGGCCGGACGCGGTGACGGCGTCGACGCGCCCCGGCAGGAAGCGCAGCCGGGACCGCCTCGCCCAGCGGCGGGCCGGCGTCGCGCGCGGCGAGGCGCGCAGCTCGATCTCGCCGCCGAGGCCGGGGAGCCGGGGCATCCCGGGGCGGTCGAAGCCCCATGCCTGCGACGCGATGACGCCGCAGGCGCGCTCGACGTACGTCGCACCCATGGCGACACTGCCGAGCGGGCCGAGGCAGTTGCGAGCGGCGGCCCCGCGCCGGGGCGTCCCGCCGAGCCGGCTCACGGCCTGCGTGAGGTAGGTGAGGATGCCGCGCAGGCTCAGCGTCAGGCCGTAGATCCCGTCGCCGAGCGCGGGGACCTCGAGCGTGGCGGCGCCGAGCACGACGGGAGGATCCCCGGGGATCTCCAGGGTCTTGGCGCGGACGGCGGGCAGGTCGAGGTCCTGGATCCGCACCTCCGCGATCATCCGTCGCGCGGCGTCGAGCTGCCCGGCGGCGTACTCGAGCGCCTCCGTCAGGTCGGCGTCCACGCCGAGCCCGAGGGCGTCGGCGACGGCGACCTGCGCGCGCTCGACCTGGGAACCGGCCTCGGCCACCGGGTCGTCCGACAGGGCCAGCAACCTCGCCCCGGCGGTGCCCGGCGGCAGGGCCGGGATGCGGTCCGGCCTCTGCGCACCCGTCCGGACCACCAGGTCGGGGCCGGCGTCGTGGCGGCTCATCGAGCGCCCGGCAGCAGCGTCGTGTCGAGCCGGTCCTCGACGGCGTGACCGCCGTCGGGCCGCACGACCCAGGCGGCCGCGCCGCGCGTCTCGCTCACCGCGCCCACGAGCTCCGTGCCGCGGTAGTGCAGGCCGACGCCGTCGTCGGTGCAGTACGTCTCGCCGAGCAGGCCTTCGGCGACGAACCGGTGCACGGCGGGCCTCCTGCTCGCCTCGGAGTCGTAGTGGACGCCGTTGTCGTAGGGGAGCAGGCCCAGCCCGTTCGTGACCGGGCGCAGGTCCGGTCCGAACGAGTCGGTGACGCCGCCCCGGTGCCAGCAGATCGAGCCGGCGCTCACGCCGGCGAGCACGACGCCCGACTCCCAGGCCCGCCGCATGACGTCGTCCAGGCCGTGCACCCGCCACACCGCGAGGAGGTTGGCGACCGAACCGCCGTCGACCCAGACGACGTCGTGGTCGAGCACGTACCCGGCCACGTCCTCGACGTTCGGCATCGAGAACAGCTGGAGCACGTCCAACCGGACGCCGGCGAGGCGTGCGGCCTCGTGCATCGCTGCGGCGCGGTAGGCCTGGTCCCCGCCGGCGGTGCCGACGTAGCAGACGCGCGGCGTGCCCGTCGCCCCGGCCAGGTCGACGGCGTGCGTCACGAGCGGGCCGAACTCGAGCGTGCGGTCGCCGTGCCGGTAGCCACCGGAGGTCGCGAGGATCGTCGGGGCGTCGGCGGGCATCTGGTGGCTCCTGGTCGGCTGAGGGTGGCCCCGGCAGACTACCGAGTGGCCGAGCGGTGGCGGTCCCCGACCGCCTGGACCATGCTCGATCTCGGGCGTCACCCGGGCGCCACACCACGAGGAGGTCGTGATGGCGGGAACTGTGGCTCG includes these proteins:
- the cydB gene encoding cytochrome d ubiquinol oxidase subunit II, giving the protein MDLALVWFVLIALLWVGYLVLEGFDFGVGMLMRPLAKDDTDRRLAINTIGPVWDGNEVWLIVAGGATFAAFPEWYATLFSGFYLPLLAILVALIVRGVAFEYRGKIDDDAWRARWDWAITIGSWVPAVLWGVAFANFVRGVPIDADFQMVGGLTSLLSPFALLGGVVTTLLFLTHGAVFLALKTAGDYSRRAQTVAARLAPVTLVVTAAWALWAQVAYSRNAWTWVALAVAALALVGVVVATARRREGWAFTLSAIAIASAVVLVFGSMFPAVMPSSIDPAFSLTISNASSTPYTLTLMTWVAGFLTPLVLAYQGWTYWVFRKRLIREVIPPHTGLVLAPRSERG
- a CDS encoding peptidase E, with product MPADAPTILATSGGYRHGDRTLEFGPLVTHAVDLAGATGTPRVCYVGTAGGDQAYRAAAMHEAARLAGVRLDVLQLFSMPNVEDVAGYVLDHDVVWVDGGSVANLLAVWRVHGLDDVMRRAWESGVVLAGVSAGSICWHRGGVTDSFGPDLRPVTNGLGLLPYDNGVHYDSEASRRPAVHRFVAEGLLGETYCTDDGVGLHYRGTELVGAVSETRGAAAWVVRPDGGHAVEDRLDTTLLPGAR
- a CDS encoding Rne/Rng family ribonuclease — translated: MSEPTNEAPTNDEPTEAAPAPRRRGPRRASRGVTTPVAPDPAVEAAAPEPEPEPAPVPAPEPEAPPEPSAEPADAEVPVEDDAPPSRATFSHAAPPAPERDADQRLDVFAAFGIGAQAATPEPAAADEVVPAPEPAAADEDDEELPEGAEDAEDGPRLPATALLFQAPEPRARSRRRASSPAGPPSPEDAGERPASPEHVDAPSEAAASDAPEAAERPKRRKRRKSGGSAEPEAPEKTEDAEQAATAAPDEDEPADGDAAEAGAEGEGRRRRRRGGRGRKKAAATDAEDEPASAAPDEAPEAEPDAESTSRRRRRRRSGRADDGARARDEVTALKGSTRLEAKRQRRREGRDAGRRRTIITEAEFLARREAVERAMVVRERDGRTQIAVLEDGVLVEHYVARKQQSSMVGNVYLGRVQNVLPSMEAAFVDLGKGRNAVLYAGEVNWDAAGLEGQPRRIEQALSSGDSVLVQVTKDPIGHKGARLTSQITLAGRYLVLVPSGAMTGISRKLPDTERARLKKLLKEIVPDGQGVIVRTAAEGASEDELRRDVERLTKQWADIQTKVNGSGGTGRKPQKVTAPALLKGEPELALRVVRDVFNEDFSSLTVSGDEAWHTISDYLTTVAPDLAQRLTHWTDDADVFARFRIDEQLAKGLDRKVWLPSGGSLVIDRTEAMTVVDVNTGKFTGSGGTLEETVTRNNLEAAEEIVRQLRLRDIGGIIVIDFIDMVLESNRDLVLRRLIECLGRDRTRHQVAEVTSLGLVQMTRKRVGQGLVEAFSETCEHCHGRGFVVHTEPFEAQPVAEEETPRVGRRRGSRSRGAAQPAQPAEDDASAAAREAVRATLATIAAAAQHAHESTDRPEGDDGATPSADVTPAEVDEVQLVAVESEVEPEPESQAEAEPQSEPEVEPEPEPQAATEADGAAQDEQQPADVAADPGEETEPSDA
- a CDS encoding cytochrome ubiquinol oxidase subunit I produces the protein MDALELARWQFGITTVYHFIFVPLTIGLAPLVAIMQTAWYVTGKDHWLRLTKFFGKLLLINFALGVVTGIVQEFQFGMNWSEYSRFVGDVFGAPLAIEGLAAFFVESTFLGLWIFGWERLPKLVHLLCIWAVAVAVNASAYFILAANSWMQHPVGAIFNPDTGRAELVDFGAVLTNNTLLAAFPHTVSAAFLVAGTFVAGVAGWWIVRSVRAGDVDLARTVYRPAAILGLATIVVSGAGVAVSGDWQAKLMYEQQPGKMAAAEALCESEYGADFSILTIGDLSNSCEGVQHVIAIPGLTSFLGTGSFDGYLPGVEDVQEEYSARYGGGPQYTPNLAVTYWSFRLMIGFAVFSAALAVAGMWLLRRGRVTDARWFSRLCLIAIPAPFVASSFGWIFTEMGRQPWVVAPNPTGVDMIRLLTYDGVSTVVPASTVLTSLIVFTVLYGVLAVVWFTLIRRYAAKGVPEAAGPVASAENPPDDARDDAARLDFAY